A single Oryctolagus cuniculus chromosome 16, mOryCun1.1, whole genome shotgun sequence DNA region contains:
- the LOC138845778 gene encoding vomeronasal type-2 receptor 116-like, with protein sequence MTHRECHHYLKPSINQDGDLILGGFFPLYYPETETEKVQISFLHRPQYKTVVSWWLWKNYQYVLAFRFAIQEINKDPQLLPNLTLGFKFFNAFASEQYTLLSLVYWLAGMNLAFPNYSCHKQGRHVAIIAGTTSALSIEFGTLLELYKTPQLTYGPFDPMLNDKDQFPSLYQMATSDSSLGHGMISLLLHFGWMWVALFVSDDMKGEQFLQYFEAEMLKKSVCVAFTVKLPVTKKLYGDSDLTFMSSIRASSANVHILYGDVRGLIIVDISVRSFLTMGKVWILTSKWDLVMSETNHMLHSLHGGFSFSPHKEEIPGLKHFVKMANPSHYPEDFYFSKLWLFHLDCSLAGSFCGRIGTCSRNTSLEFLPGHIDLLTISDSSYLVYNAVYTVAHVLHKMLLEKVEMGSPGEAAQPMILPWQLHPFLRKIQFTNSAGEDVSFHETRNHMVHYYIQNVVNFPSGLRLLIKIGEFSSKNPHEQSLLINEEMIEWPVAFKVTPRSVCSQSCGPGFRKMSQEGRPICCYTCVLCPEREIANQTDAKQCMQCSDDEYPNQERSRCLPKLVTFLAFEESLGMALACMALCFSVLTAAVLWVFVKHRDTPIVKANNRTLSYILLITLLLCFLCSLLFVGRPNTATCLLQQIAFGLVFTVALSTVLAKTITVILAFKVTKPGRTMRRLLVSGVYNSVIPICSLIQLAFCGIWLGTYPPFIELDTHSELDHIILVCNKGSATAFYCVLGYLGSLALVSFTVAFLARNLPDTFNEAKFLTFSMLVFCSVWVTFLPVYHSIKGKVMVAVEVFSILASSAGLLGCIFFPKCYVILIRPEKNTLKGLKKKARLNLHVNLVLATYLKN encoded by the exons ATGACTCACAGGGAATGCCATCATTACCTTAAGCCAAGTATCAACCAAGACGGAGACCTGATCTTGGGTGGCTTTTTCCCTCTCTACTATccagaaacagaaactgaaaaggtCCAGATATCTTTTTTACATCGTCCCCAGTATAAAACTGTTGTTTCGTG gtggctgtggaagaactaccaataCGTGCTGGCCTTCCgctttgccatccaggagatcaataaggacCCCCAGCTACTCCCCAACCTGACCCTGGGTTTCAAATTCTTCAATGCCTTTGCCAGTGAACAGTATACCTTATTGAGCTTAGTGTATTGGTTGGCTGGGATGAATCTGGCTTTTCCTAACTACAGCTGCCATAAACAAGGAAGACATGTTGCCATCATTGCTGGAACCACATCAGCATTGTCCATTGAATTTGGAACACTTTTGGAGCTctacaaaaccccacag ctCACCTATGGCCCTTTTGATCCCATGCTAAATGATAAGGACCAGTTTCCCTCACTCTATCAGATGGCCACCAGTGACAGCTCTTTGGGCCATGGAATGATCTCCTTGTTGCTGCATTTTGGCTGGATGTGGGTGGCTCTCTTTGTGTCTGATGACATGAAGGGAGAGCAGTTCCTTCAGTACTTTGAAGCAGAGATGCTCAAGAAAAGTGTCTGTGTGGCCTTTACAGTGAAGCTCCCTGTCACAAAGAAGTTGTATGGGGATAGTGATCTCACTTTCATGAGTAGCATCAGAGCTTCATCTGCAAATGTGCATATACTCTATGGTGATGTAAGAGGTCTCATCATTGTGGATATTTCAGTGAGGTCCTTTTTAACCATGGGGAAGGTGTGGATCTTGACATCAAAGTGGGATCTTGTTATGTCTGAGACAAACCACATGTTGCACTCTCTacatggaggcttctcattttcaccccacaaggaagaaatccctggcctcaaacATTTTGTCAAGATGGCAAacccttcccactacccagaagacTTTTACTTTAGTAAATTATGGCTTTTCCATCTGGACTGCTCACTTGCAGGGTCATTTTGTGGACGTATTGGAACCTGCTCACGAAATACTTCcttagagtttcttccaggacatATTGACCTGTtgaccatatctgactccagctatttAGTCTACAATGCTGTCTACACAGTGGCTCATGTCCTCCATAAAATGCTTTTGGAGAAAGTAGAAATGGGATCTCCAGGAGAAGCAGCCCAGCCCATGATTCTTCCCTGGCAG ctccatccatttcTTAGGAAAATCCAATTTACAAACAGCGCTGGAGAAGATGTATCCTTCCATGAAACAAGAAACCACATGGTGCATTACTATATCCAGAACGTTGTGAATTTTCCTAGTGGTCTGCGTTTGCTTATTAAAATTGGAGAGTTTTCCTCCAAGAATCCACATGAACAAAGCTTACTTATCAAtgaagagatgatagaatggcctgtTGCATTCAAAGTG acTCCTCGATCTGTGTGTAGCCAGAGCTGTGGTCCTGGATTCAGGAAAATgtcacaggaaggaagacctatctgcTGCTATACTTGTGTTTTGTGTCCCGAGAGAGAAATTGCCAATCAGACAG ATGCAAAGCAGTGCATGCAGTGTTCAGACGATGAGTACCCAAACCAGGAAAGAAGTCGCTGCCTCCCTAAACTGGTGACCTTCTTAGCCTTTGAAGAAtccctggggatggctctggcctgcatggctctgtgcttctctgtcctcacagctgcggtcctctgggtctttgtgaagcaccgagacactcccattgtcaaggccaataacaggaccctcagctacatcctgcttatcaccctcctcctgtgcttcctctgctccttactcttcgttggccgtcccaacacagccacctgcctcctgcaacaaatagcatttggccttgtgttcacagtggctctttccactgtgctggccaagaccatcactgtgattctgGCCTTCAAGGTTACAAAACCTGGAAGAACAATGAGGAGATTGCTGGTATCAGGCGTATATAACTCTgttattcccatctgctccttgaTCCAACTGGCTTTCTGTGGCATCTGGTTGGGAACCTACCCTCCTTTTATTGAGTTAGATACACACTCTGAGCTtgaccacatcatcctggtgtgcaataAGGGCTCggccactgccttctactgtgtcctgggctacctgggctccttggccctggTGAGCTTCACTGtagctttcctagccaggaatctgcctgacaccttcaatgaagccaagttcctgacattcagcatgctggtgttctgcagtgtctgggtgaccttcctgcctgtctaccacagcatcaaggggaaggtcatggtggccgtggaggtcttctctatcttggcctccagtgcagggctcctagGCTGCATCTTTTTTCCCAAGTGCTATGTTATTCTTATTAGACCTGAGAAGAACACTTTGAAAGgcttaaagaaaaaagcaa GGTTGAATCTTCATGTTAACTTGGTCCTGGCCACCTATTTGAAAAACTAG